In the Glycine max cultivar Williams 82 chromosome 6, Glycine_max_v4.0, whole genome shotgun sequence genome, AGTTATGACCTATGAAACATCAATACCGACACGAACACGAACACATGAACACTtgtaatgtccaaaatataAAACGTAGTACGGGTGTCGTGTCGGTGTCGGACACTGACACGGACATGTGTCAAACACCACACACGACAAAGAACTGGAGTGTCCATACTTCATAGATTATGAtactaaaaaacataaaaccaacatcaaacaaaacaataataatataataatagtgcGTAACATAACAATAGTACACTGCATGAAGTTGAATTCCTTCTCTTAGTCTTACTCCACACAACAACGATACATGAAGTACTTCTCCATTTGGCGTCCACACTCAGCACAAACAACCTTCTGTGGTATGCCACCAGTGCTCCCGGGAAGGATCAGGCGGTTGCAGTGATGCGGtggtttgtttttgttgagATAATCATTGATTGCATGCACCACACCGTCTTCCTCAATTCTTCCCTTCCACTTATCAAAATCCTGCAAGCATCTGAGAGCACTGTCACCCTTGGCTCTGGCCATCTCGGTGGCGCCTCTGCAGAAGATCGCCCACCCTCGGTCGCTGCCGTCAAAGCTTAGGACCGTCATGACTTCGCTCATGATCTCGTCCTTCTCCACCGTCCTCCCGTGCAGCAGCTTCGAGTACAGCATGCTCTCCAGCCTCGTCCAGAAGAACCATATCGATGTCACGTTTGGCCAGAAGTAGCTGAACTTTCTTGTGGTGAATGTCTTGATCATCTTCTGCATACGCTCCTTCGCGTTGCTCTTCCCCGCGTACGCCATCTCTAGCTCGAACTTGCCTGCTTTTGCAACGCTTATTGCAGTGGCTGTGAATTTTTCAATCCATTCCAGGTCTTCTCCTCCATACAGGCATATCAGTTTGCCTTCTGTCATCTGTACACGTACAACAACACTTTTTTGtcaatagaaaaccaaaattacaagtgagattaatttggaattaaagtGAGGGACTAATGTGTCTCTTTGATTATAATTTTAGGGACTAGAGTAGTAGGAGTTGTTTCTAATTtggatatatttcttttttatagctACTGTAATTAGAGTCTTTGTGCTTCTGGTAAGATTCGGAAGTATCTGAATATGTTTTCACTTTGTTTGAAAGCTTAGCTGCATTGAAAATTCTTGGTCACTCTCcaaagaaatattttgtttttatttggacATGTAACTACTATTTCTTACATGTTAAGAAAACAATTGATAATATCAGTTTCTAACTTtctatgataaaataattttatctgactaaaatattcttattgtTTATATACTGTATAGTTATAACTATACCTCTAGTCCTCTACTAGTgagtttattttttgataatattattggAAAAAGTAATTTCATGCTTTCTTGATATTCTTAAGTAACAATAATTTGAGACTGAGGATTATTGCAGAAGTGACAAATAAATAAGACGGACAGAGAATTTTGTTACCCATTCTAAAACTGTAGGATCAATGCCATCAACAAGCAGCTCAAGGCTCCAAATCTCTTGCTTCCACAAGGATTCTTCTTTCTCACTTGTGAAGGGGAAGGCCAAATTTCCCCAAATCCATATCATGTGCACAGCATTAGGGGAGGACAATCTGCCTTGTGGATCAAGGGCCACTAGAATAGCTTTCTTTGAGAAATTCCACACTTCTTTGATGTACTTAACTGCTGATGGTTCAATGATGAAAGGATCATAGACACTGTACCATGCCATCAATGATTGCAAATACTCAAACTTCTGTTTGCTCATGTCATTCCAGGTTGCTTTGTCCACAATTGGGATCCATACCATCTCGTATTGCGTGTCGCCCCTTGCTCGCGCATCCTTGTACAAATTGTCAAGTACCAGGATCTCTTCTTGTGAAAGATCAAGATCTGATATTAGCAGCAACACATGTTTCCTCCTTAGTACCTCGAGACTAACCTgttatatcaaaatataagtCAATGTCATGAAACTATGGTACAAATAAGGTGTATTTTCATAAGGACTACATGTTACTAAAATCAAACCCTTGATTTTGCAGTTCCATCTACAAGTGGAAGAACATCATCCTTTGCATATATCAGTGCTCTGAGAATTTTCATGTTGTCTACATGGACTGTCTCGAAAAGACGTATCAGATTATGGAAGGCCTCTATATGCCTCTTGTCATCTGCACCAGGTTAAGTATATGCAATTGTCAAATATGCTTCATTCTAGATAAAATTTTATCCTAACACTTACTAGAACTCTCAAACATCACATTAATTCAAAACCCTTTAAATTAGTCCAATATTGCTGAATATATGaagaatcttgatttcaggttacAGATTTCTATCCAAATTAATTATGttactaattataattttcagtGGCATACACACCTATATATTGGTAGCAAAGAACCAGTTGGTTCTTGAGGTGCTCATATATACTACTAACTTTGTGAGCCAGACTAGATAATTCCCATGCCTCTGTGGTTGATGAAATGGACCtgcaaaaatcaacaaaatgtgGTCACTACTATTTCAAAAAACAATTGAGTTGATGTAAGTGATGGAACTATACACTATGCTTACTCATTTCTCATGCCTATGAAACTAGAAATTTGTGAGGAACAAGCCACAATACTTCTGATGACCCAATAGGAAGCAATAGGAATGTGAGTACTTGCAACAGACATAGGAGGAGTATCCTCAGAGATGTATTCAGATGGTAGCTCCTTGAATTCAACAATGCACATGGTTACATCCATCGCCGCCTTCACGAGCCTAATGAGTGCTTCAAAATGAGGTTTCATGGACATGAAATTCTCAGCAATGTCAGGCAGTTGCTTAAGGAGGGCCACAGACTTGGCAAGCGTGTTTTCAGCACTCAACTGAGCAACAAGCCAAAACTCTCCAAAAATAACGGCAAAGGCTGCTAAGGTTAGCACAACTTTCGCATGCCATGCATAGCTAGAGATGTAATTCAGTAACACCATTGTTGAGGAATGTGCATCTCCACCTCCCGAGCACTTGCATGATAGCTGCCAATATAGTCAGGAACTGCTCTTTAATGACTTATCTAGATCCCTTCATTTTAGACTTCAGAGAAGGGAAATTTTGATTGAAATCAACAAGGAAATACTTTAACATATTCAAGAATTACTCGATGAGATAAATAGTCCAAAGAATTCCAAAAGACAACCAAAGGctttaattataaatacttGCAACTAAATGCATATGAAAGCTACCTATCTAAGTGTATTTTCTTTTAGAGTAATAATATATAGGACATTCGCATAGTATATATACCCAATtacacttgttttattttttttcttatcatatgATACCCAAATAACTCTAagagatattattttttttagaccaATAGTTAAATGAGTTCGGACTCATTGAGAGAGAATAAGAgagaattttttaataacaatattaaaaatcaaatttctgaGTACCATAGAATTTCTCATCACATCTATACTACTCCCTCTtgtatgtttttctctctttgggagTCTACAGTCACATAGGTATCCAAGAAtcattattctttctt is a window encoding:
- the SEOD gene encoding sieve element occlusion d, translated to MSNHTRALPPAATPKMQQRKERQRFSTSDDSAMTKQVQATHAPDGREIDVKPILQIVDEILVRFIARTVEGYEVKRDQDALEMTAALAEFDMLDSLAYIINKISCELSCKCSGGGDAHSSTMVLLNYISSYAWHAKVVLTLAAFAVIFGEFWLVAQLSAENTLAKSVALLKQLPDIAENFMSMKPHFEALIRLVKAAMDVTMCIVEFKELPSEYISEDTPPMSVASTHIPIASYWVIRSIVACSSQISSFIGMRNESISSTTEAWELSSLAHKVSSIYEHLKNQLVLCYQYIDDKRHIEAFHNLIRLFETVHVDNMKILRALIYAKDDVLPLVDGTAKSRVSLEVLRRKHVLLLISDLDLSQEEILVLDNLYKDARARGDTQYEMVWIPIVDKATWNDMSKQKFEYLQSLMAWYSVYDPFIIEPSAVKYIKEVWNFSKKAILVALDPQGRLSSPNAVHMIWIWGNLAFPFTSEKEESLWKQEIWSLELLVDGIDPTVLEWMTEGKLICLYGGEDLEWIEKFTATAISVAKAGKFELEMAYAGKSNAKERMQKMIKTFTTRKFSYFWPNVTSIWFFWTRLESMLYSKLLHGRTVEKDEIMSEVMTVLSFDGSDRGWAIFCRGATEMARAKGDSALRCLQDFDKWKGRIEEDGVVHAINDYLNKNKPPHHCNRLILPGSTGGIPQKVVCAECGRQMEKYFMYRCCVE